In a genomic window of Staphylococcus taiwanensis:
- a CDS encoding NAD(P)-dependent oxidoreductase: MTKIFITGATGLIGERLTKRLVEDGHEVAGFTTSQRGKDKLEGLNAKAYIGDILKADTIDAAIGDFRPEVIINQITDLKNVDMAANTKVRVEGGKNLTDAALKYDVKKVVAQSIGFMYEPGEGLATEETPLDYHSEGDRKITVDGVVGLEKETARMDQYVVLRFGWLYGPGTWYGKDGMIYNQFKDGDVTLSDGVTSFIHLDDAVEVSIQAINFDNGIYNVADDEPVKGSDFAAWYANEVGVNADVTIQPAQPFERGITNDKFKAQGGTLIYKTWKDGMHPLK; encoded by the coding sequence ATGACTAAAATATTTATAACTGGTGCAACAGGATTAATTGGAGAGCGTTTAACGAAACGATTGGTTGAAGATGGACACGAGGTAGCAGGCTTTACGACATCACAACGTGGTAAAGATAAATTAGAAGGACTTAATGCTAAAGCTTACATTGGAGATATCTTAAAAGCAGACACTATCGATGCGGCTATCGGTGACTTCCGACCAGAAGTGATTATTAACCAAATTACGGATTTAAAAAATGTTGATATGGCAGCAAATACGAAAGTGCGTGTTGAAGGTGGTAAAAACTTAACAGACGCAGCGTTAAAATATGATGTGAAAAAAGTAGTAGCGCAAAGTATTGGCTTTATGTATGAACCTGGTGAAGGATTAGCCACTGAAGAAACACCTTTAGATTATCATTCAGAGGGCGACAGAAAGATAACTGTCGATGGCGTCGTTGGTCTAGAAAAAGAAACGGCACGTATGGATCAATATGTAGTACTCCGTTTTGGTTGGTTATATGGCCCAGGTACTTGGTATGGCAAAGATGGTATGATTTATAATCAATTTAAAGATGGCGACGTTACTTTATCAGATGGTGTAACTTCATTTATTCATTTAGACGATGCAGTTGAAGTATCTATTCAAGCAATTAATTTTGATAATGGTATTTACAATGTTGCTGATGATGAACCTGTTAAAGGATCAGATTTTGCAGCATGGTATGCGAATGAAGTTGGTGTAAATGCTGATGTAACGATTCAACCTGCACAACCATTTGAACGTGGTATTACAAATGATAAATTTAAAGCACAAGGTGGCACATTAATTTATAAAACATGGAAAGATGGTATGCATCCATTAAAATAA